A part of candidate division WOR-1 bacterium RIFOXYB2_FULL_36_35 genomic DNA contains:
- a CDS encoding histidinol dehydrogenase: protein MPYSADSVIKDILNRVKRDGDKALIELTKEYDQVDISGKTDLKLREESKETDLAVSDLKVSKIIINAAYKEIDPSFLKSFKRLVKNVRSFHENQKEPKEWKRKFADGSFFGMRNIPLSSVGVYVPGGRAVYASSVMMNVIPAQIAGVKRIVMVSPPKINPHVLVAANELGVLEIYQVGGAQAVAALAYGTATIPKVDKIVGPGNIYVTLAKHKLSPIVGIDSLAGPSDVLIIADRKANPRYIASDLLAQCEHDPNAQAILITDSEEFAKSVNQEVKKQFDSLLRKEIVRKAIESKGCFLVVNNIEDSIDIANRISPEHLELFISKPDKFLTGIKNSGAVFVGEFSPVAIGDYGAGPNHVLPTYTTARFSSPLGVYDFIKKQSVLKYSKRALAKIRDDVVMLAGVEGLDAHKKSVEIRLT from the coding sequence GTGCCTTACAGTGCCGATTCTGTTATTAAAGATATTTTAAATAGAGTAAAGAGAGATGGGGATAAAGCTTTAATTGAACTTACAAAAGAATATGATCAAGTGGATATTTCAGGAAAAACTGACCTTAAACTGAGAGAAGAATCTAAAGAGACTGATCTTGCTGTTTCAGATTTAAAAGTTTCAAAGATAATAATCAATGCTGCTTATAAAGAGATCGATCCTTCGTTTTTAAAATCTTTTAAAAGACTGGTTAAAAATGTAAGGAGCTTTCATGAAAACCAGAAAGAACCCAAAGAGTGGAAGCGAAAATTCGCGGACGGCTCTTTTTTTGGCATGAGGAATATCCCTCTTTCGAGTGTCGGTGTTTATGTCCCCGGGGGGAGGGCTGTTTATGCCTCTTCTGTAATGATGAATGTTATCCCTGCGCAAATAGCCGGAGTTAAAAGGATTGTGATGGTCTCTCCTCCAAAGATAAATCCGCATGTTCTTGTCGCTGCAAACGAATTAGGAGTCTTAGAAATTTATCAGGTGGGAGGGGCTCAAGCAGTGGCGGCTTTAGCTTACGGTACTGCCACAATCCCAAAAGTAGATAAAATAGTAGGCCCCGGCAATATTTATGTTACACTTGCAAAACACAAGCTTTCGCCTATTGTTGGGATAGACTCATTGGCGGGGCCTTCTGATGTCTTAATAATAGCGGATAGAAAGGCAAATCCGAGATATATAGCCTCTGATTTGCTGGCTCAGTGCGAACATGATCCTAATGCTCAGGCTATTTTAATTACAGATTCGGAAGAATTTGCAAAGAGTGTAAATCAAGAGGTCAAAAAACAGTTTGATAGCCTTTTACGCAAAGAGATTGTGAGAAAAGCGATTGAAAGTAAGGGGTGTTTTCTTGTCGTAAATAATATTGAAGATTCTATTGATATTGCAAATAGAATTTCGCCTGAGCATCTTGAACTTTTTATTTCAAAGCCTGACAAGTTTTTAACTGGAATAAAAAATTCGGGGGCAGTTTTTGTTGGGGAATTTTCCCCTGTGGCGATTGGAGATTATGGTGCGGGGCCTAATCATGTTTTGCCTACTTATACAACAGCCAGATTTTCATCTCCTCTTGGCGTTTATGATTTTATTAAGAAGCAGAGTGTATTGAAATACTCTAAAAGAGCCCTCGCAAAAATCCGCGATGATGTTGTAATGCTTGCTGGTGTTGAAGGTTTAGATGCCCATAAAAAGTCTGTAGAGATAAGACTTACATAA
- a CDS encoding bifunctional phosphoglucose/phosphomannose isomerase yields the protein MLLLDDLKHIKKIDKSGMLFNIEDAPNQISSAINSVSSQLFGVDKDLEFFDGVVISGMGGSAIAGDIIFDLFASESDKKIYINRGYDIPGFLDKKNLFIAISYSGNTQETLASLKVAEERGMRIICVSSGGKLKELAEKKKYLFLSLPEDFVPRAAFYFIFVFLVRLFEFLGCIPMQKENLNSSIDILIKLKESIGHDVLEKDNIAKRQAKMIKGKLPLICTSSMYTAACGLRLKGQFNENGKKLAIYSVLPEMNHNEIGSIFAILPEKNKFVAILLRRGDELFPVKKRLDAVERLWKDKFGNSSILQIDSLGKSKIEKSLSLIFYIDILSVYSAVLEGVDPTPIEVISAFKKDMQNE from the coding sequence ATGCTTTTACTTGATGATTTAAAACATATAAAAAAGATAGATAAAAGCGGGATGCTCTTTAATATTGAAGACGCGCCAAATCAGATTTCTTCTGCGATTAATTCCGTCTCATCGCAACTTTTTGGAGTTGATAAAGATCTTGAGTTTTTTGATGGGGTTGTGATCTCCGGCATGGGTGGGTCTGCTATTGCGGGAGATATTATTTTTGATCTGTTTGCTTCAGAATCGGACAAAAAGATATATATAAATCGCGGTTATGATATTCCCGGCTTTCTTGATAAAAAAAATCTTTTTATTGCCATAAGTTATTCCGGAAATACACAAGAGACATTGGCATCTTTAAAGGTTGCGGAAGAGAGAGGGATGAGAATCATTTGCGTAAGCAGCGGCGGAAAATTAAAAGAACTGGCAGAAAAGAAAAAGTATCTTTTCTTATCTCTTCCGGAAGATTTTGTTCCTCGTGCGGCTTTTTATTTTATATTTGTTTTTCTTGTCAGACTTTTTGAATTTTTAGGCTGTATTCCTATGCAAAAAGAAAATCTTAACAGCTCAATAGATATTTTAATTAAACTTAAAGAGAGTATTGGGCATGATGTTTTAGAAAAGGATAATATTGCAAAGCGGCAAGCAAAAATGATTAAAGGAAAGCTCCCTTTAATTTGTACTTCAAGTATGTATACGGCCGCATGTGGCTTAAGGCTCAAGGGGCAATTTAATGAAAACGGCAAAAAACTGGCAATTTATTCCGTCTTGCCGGAAATGAATCATAATGAAATAGGGAGTATTTTTGCCATTTTGCCAGAGAAAAATAAATTTGTCGCAATATTATTAAGAAGAGGCGATGAGCTTTTTCCAGTCAAGAAGAGGCTTGATGCTGTGGAGCGTTTATGGAAAGATAAATTTGGAAACTCCTCGATTTTACAGATAGATAGTTTGGGAAAATCAAAGATTGAAAAAAGTTTATCTTTAATATTTTATATTGACATTTTAAGTGTCTACTCTGCCGTTTTAGAAGGGGTGGATCCGACCCCTATTGAGGTTATTTCTGCATTTAAAAAGGATATGCAGAATGAGTAG